The DNA sequence GGAGTCCTCCTTCAACACACTGGAACATCTCTTGCTCACTAATTTCATGAGACAGACAGTCTACCAACTTTGGTTTTCAAGAGTCCCTTATGATACCTCCACATTAAAGAATACCCATCGATTCCTAAAGGGAAATAACTGAGAAAATTTCCACGTCCTGACATTGCTGAGTCTCCTCAACCACATAAATCTTTTGTGGCAGTACAACCTCAGAAATGGAGTGACTGTTTTGCCTTGGAATGTGGCAGGTGGTCCAGAAACAAAACCTCCTAAAAGAATGATGTACATCGACTTTAAGGTGACGATGAGGCTTTATAACATTTGCTTACCCCAGAAGACAAAAGATCAAAAGTGGAGTTACCCTTTACATCTCATCCTCTCCCATATCTCCTTTTCAACTTTCTGAATATTGAGTGCACATATATTTGTGGTGACCAAAGAATCTTTGCATCTTTGCTTACCATCAAGGAAAGAAAAAACCAAAAGTGGATCAACCTTTTAATCTCATCCTCTCTTTCCATCACACACTCAATTTTTTAAGTGACATAAAAGACCAAAACTGGATCACCTTTTTGACATTAGCCTCCCCCTTTTCTCCTTCCATTTCTCATTTCAATTGATTCTCGTGGTGAAAAATGTGCAAAAGAAATGGATAGACATGATATGTTTCCAAGGAAAAGAAACCAGTATCACTTAAATTTCCTTGTGGTGTTCCTTGGTACAATTGTTAAATATTTTCAGGTGCACTAGCTCAATTTTGTATAAGTTTTTAAGCTTAGAAACAAAGATTAGATATCTATTATTTTTGCTTAAGATGATAATGTTAAAAATATAGTTGAGATCTTACCCCTTTTTAGGAGAGAAATATTTGAGATTTTAAGCTTGTCACTCAAACTAGGATTGAAAGTTGAAGGATGAAAAAAGAGTCATCCATGAGTCATATTATGGTGGTATCTGTGATCTGAGAAGGATGAATGTCTCAGAATGAGTGTGGTATCTGTTCACTGTAAAACAGATGAGGAAAGAACATTGGAATATAAATGTAGAATCTGACAATGACTTCTAGAGGACCCCCCCTGATTGAATGATACTATTGAAGATGGAGACACAGAAAAAATAGCTTGATTTGAAATGTGCAATGCTGCTTCGCTTGTGGGTCTAATCTGTCATGTCTTGGGGCACTTTGTTTTGGAGCTGCAAGTGTCATTCTAAACTATTGTCGacatttttgtttgtttatcttttgatgataCTGGTGTTCTGTAAACAGTTTCAACATTCCAGAACTCACTTAGTTTCTGTCTTCATCCATTTAGAACATGGAGCAAGCTACTTTATAATAATATGGAATCATCTTTTATatcctcctctctctttcttcctATCTATCACTGCCCTTTTGCTTTTGCTTGTCTTTGTTGGTATTTCTTGTGGAACAGTGGAATAGGACCATAGAGCCACAAAAAGTTGAGGCTCCAAATGTTTGATATAATGGAAAGGAACACAACAGTAGTCCGGTTTGCCTGTGATCCAGGTCTCCAATGAAATGAAATGGATGTTGGGCAAATTTTCTTGATGAAAAAGGTTGAAATGACAGCTTTCACTGTTGAGATGTAAGCTCAGTGATGACACAAGGACAGGATGCAAGTTCAGTGATCCAAAATGAGTCTACCATggttcattcatctaatatcaatatgctaaTCTGATCATTTTGGGTAGGTCAGAAAAAAAAGTCCCCTCCATTTGTgttcttttctttatttattttaccttttcttttactagtatattgtTGGAGGATATAGAGGGAGAAGGGAGGAGCACAGAAGTAGAGAATTGTAAATGTGTCAAACATGTGCTCCTCAATATGGGAACACAACAAAATTTTCTAGATTTGGTATGGCTTTTGTCTCACTTGTACAGCTGCAAGCTTCTGGTGACCAATTATGTTTCCTTGGAATAAAAAGATCAGATTGTTGAGATTTTAGATGTTGTAATCTCCTAAGCTAGCTTGGAAAGTTCAGGATTGCAGAGAGAGACAGCACACGTGATGATGTACAAGAGCTCGGAGAGCAAGCCCAAACAAATCAGCAGTGCTTGACTTGGTTGACCACCAGACAATTTCAACAGGATGATGATCTGCATTCCACAGATCTTCTAACGTCAACATGAGAAACCACCTTGTCGGAACACCATGCTAAGATTGCTCCTCTCCAGTACATGAATGGTCAAGATTTGAGTAACAAAAACAATCTTCCCCTAGGTTTTTTTCCCCTTTTAACCTCGGATATCCTCTCTTTTAACTTTTTTCCTTCCTATTATATATGTATTCAAAAGAATTTTTCAAATAACTGTGAGGGATATTTGAAGGATAAAAGATTAATTGAAAATAAAGGATCCTCATTGGCCAGATCTCAGAGGCAGTTTGGGGTTTGGACACCATAAAGCCAGGTCCATCTAAGGGGCCAAATAATCCCACTTCTCATGAATCTGACCCATTTCTTGCTGGAGCCAGACTTGGTTTCCTTCTATAAGACCAGGGTCTTATATCTTGGTCAACCCAAGCCCAAGTTTCAGGTTGTCCAAAAATTACATTTAAATGATCATAAGTTGCAAAAGTTCTCTAATTGCTGCTAGACAATATTAAGTCTAGAACAGGAAAATGTAGACGATGCATGAAATTAGATAAACTTGTATGCAGAATATCAAATAAATGTTTTGTCAAATTAGACAAGCAAAGAAGAAACTCAAGCAGGAAAACAGTCACGATATGCCCAGGAGCAATAATCAATACAATCTGCAGCAGGAAGAAAAGAGTAGATAAGAGCATTTGAAATAGAATAATGGATCTAAATGGAGGAAGTAAAAAAGTATGATTGTTCAATTTGCAAGCATGTAGTCAGTTAAGTGGTAGGACAGAACAGGCCTATAACTTCGAAAGCAAACAAGATGATATTTTCAAGACATACCAGAATCAAAATCTAGACCCATACCCTAGACAGTCGGGACGTCCCATGATTTCCATGACAATCTATATTCCTTATGTCAAGGGTTACTCGCAAAATTAATTTACAGTTTATCTATTGAACTCATGCATTATGATCCAATAGTATAAAAACCTATCCAATTTTTGAAAGCATAATTTTCATAATGAAGATAAATTGTAATATCATTTTGCATTGGAAACTCTTACGAGATTTTCCACAACTTTTTTCGGTAAACAAAAATTGAAAACTTTTGACTATTACAGGAACCTTTGTTTCAGAAGTAATGACCGATGGCCAAAACATAGTAACATAAATTGTAAAAATCACATACTAAATTAGACAAGCAGTCTCAACTTGCGCTAGCTAAATGTTCTAAATACATAACTTAGAGGCACAATACCGCACTAGAAATTAACAACAACAGGCGCATTTATTTCTATATCATAGTCAAGTTTAGTAGGCAGGTCCGCTTATAAGCTTAATTTAAAAAGAAACCAGAATCCCCATAATATCAAGAATAAAACTTTACCTATAGCCATAACATTAACGATCCATTTAGGGAGAATCAGAAAGTAAATGCACCAAAATTTCGAACTTGGGAAGAAAAGGCGCAGAGTGCAAACCCCCGATGATCTAACGGTAAGACTTCTGGAAGCGGGCACGAGCGCCCCGGCCACCGAACTTCTTGGGCTCGCAGCGGCGGGGATCGGCAACGAGGAGTGTACGGTCATAGCGGACAAGGATGTCTTTGATCTCCTTCTTGGACTGCTCATCAACGTACTTCTGATTGAAAGCTACGATAGCCTTGGCGATGCTCTGGCGGATGGCGTATATCTGGGAGGTCTTGCCACCACCGCGCACGCGGATGCGGAGGTCGACACCCATGAAGCGCTGCCGCCCGAGAAGGAGGACGGGCTCGAAGGCCTTGAGGCGGAGGATCTCCGGCTTCACCAGCTCGATAGGCACCCCATTCACCTTGATCAGCCCGCGCCCGCGCTTGCAGTGCGCCACCGCTACCGCCGTCTTCTTCCGCCCGAAGCACTGCACCGATTCCACCGTCGCCGCAGCCATCGCCACCGCTAGAGCTCCAATCAGATCGAAAGACTAAGAACGACACCAAACCCTAAAAGTCCCAATAGGTAGCGGCGCAGAACTCCGGCCTTGGTTCCTTATATCGGTTGACGCGAAATGGACGCATTCGATTACTCTTCGGGTCAGGATCCGAATCCAGATGCGAATCCGGTAAACATTCGCGGGATCCAAATGCGCGTTTGAGTTCCATAAGTTTCGGATTTGGAAGGCATGCGGCGTTCTGATTCGGTCCTCGTCTTTTATTTGTTGCACGCAGTCTCCACACCAGATCCGGAAACGTTGCTCATCGTTTTCCACCAATAACATCAGACAGCCTTCGTATCGAACAAAGAACTGCCACGTACGACATGGGACCCAATTGATCCGGTCCTCTCGTTCTCGCCGTCGTGGGAGATATTTCCGTCATGAAACTCCCAGCGGCTGAGCGCCGGAGGCAGCTCCTCTTTCCGCCAAATCGAAACCCTAACTCTATTCCTCCCTTCTTCCTGCTCTCAGGATGAGCAATCTGAGAGCAATTTGCCGCCGGTACGCCGTCATCTCCTCGATCTACTGCTGCAGAAGCCACGGCCGCCTAGGTTTCGCGCCATCCGCGGGGTATTCTGATCTCCGGCTCCCGTCCCCTTGTTTTGCATCATCTCCTTTTGTCGTCGATCACGCCCCGAGGATGGGGCCGGGGTCGCGCGCTAATCCGAGGAGGACGATCACCAGGGTCTCCAATTGGAACTCCGAGAAATCACGTCATGAGACTCTTGGTAATTTCCCCAAAGATCATTTCTTCGGCTCTTGTCCAGAAAGTAACTTAGATTTTGtattcaaaatttgatctttttACACTTTTAAGATCTGCTTGTTTGAACGAATAAAGTAATTAAGGACAAATATGTTAGCATTTGATCAGCGTGGATATATGGCAGTTGCTGCTTAGGCTGAACAACAACAATGTTAGATGAACCTCCAAGCACATCTTCTCTGTTGATCAAAGGTTTATAAGCATGTTACATTACTCGACATGAATTTGCCTTGGAGCTGCTTGATTACTGTCAGATGATTATATTGTCTAATGCCTCATTTATATATCACTGAATATGTATTTTATTGAAAAAAAGGAACTAATTGGTGTTGCTTGACAAAACTCTTTGCATGCCATTTAATTGAACTTGTTAAATTCTTTTGACATCTGCCTAATTAATTCCTTTTCTCCAATCAGGTAACTAGTTATATCATTGATTTACTTTATATCTTATTTTGCTTTTAGATGGTTTTACTCCTGACACTCAATGATATCTGTTTCTTAATTTGTTCTGAAACTTGTGAACGACTCTGGATATTATCAGTAGAGCGGCTACTAAGCCATATTTTCATATGTTCTATGCATGCTTTCTGGATGGGTAGCGTCTTGAGAAGAACTTGCTTCGATAGGATCTTACCGTGAGTAAAGTACATTTTGGATAGATAGTATTAGAACAACTTTCAAGGCATAGCATCTTAACTATTTATGTTTTTTCCTGGATTGCGAGAATCCATCTAGAACTATAGTGTACATGTTATGATAGGTAACTCTGTTAAAAAATTTTACTTTGTCATAGCGTTAACCCACTCTACTCTTATTTCCTTCCCTGAAGTTCTATTTTTAGGCTTACCATATCAGCTGCAAAATAGTATGCAGCATGGTTTGAACTGTGCAAACCATGGTCACTGAGGCAGTGGGGGTCATGTTGTCATACATTGTGTTGAAGCACTATGAAACATTAAATTTCAGCTTTTGTTTGGCTGTAATCCAGACGTTGTTTCAGTGTTACTATTCCATTTATGTTTACTAGCACCTTTCTGCATCCTTCAACTGTTTTGCATTGCCAAAGATCCCTTGTGTGACTGTCTTCTAGTCCGCAGTTTTACCTTATGACCGCCATTTTACATGTTTATTGGAAGCATCACTTTTCTTCTTGTTAGTCTCGCTAGCACTTCTGGGATGCATCTTCCTTGTGGATAATTCTAGCATATTTCAGATTAATCTCGAGGAAGAGAGAAATATTTTGGCATAGGAGAAGAAGGCATCCATGGAGTACTTCTCCAACACCCTAGAAAGGTGTATACTCGTCTATAAGAAGCGAGATCTGATGCGAGAAAAGGCCGAAGATGACAACACAAGGGACATCACTCAACTTTTAGCTGCAGAAGACCTTGAGCTCGATACAGACGATGACGAGGCTGTATGAGTTGCTTAGTTGTACATAGAATTCTCGTCGCCTTGTCATGGGGAAATCTCCATCTAATATTCTATGACTATACCCTAAGATGTATATATCATTGTTTCTTGATTTATAATGTGAAAATTGAAATCAGTCTCTTATCAAGATGATTGGAACTTCTTGCGATCTAATTGAGATCTGTCATTGAAGAAGTACAAATTGTTCTGATTTGCCTGAAGCTCTGATATGAATAAAATCTTGTCTTAAAGAAGAAAGCAGAATTGTATTAGACTCAGTAAAACTATGCTTTTGACCATAACAATAAGATTTCTAGTTATTGGATGTGCAGAACATAGAAATCTACTCGATTAGAAAATAATACCTAATaggtcaccctcaacctgaactcaATACGTGGTATCCACGTCAATAGAAAAAGATTAAATAGAACTAGGGGAGGACCGCTTATAAAAGGCAAGTGCATAGAACTAGGGGAGGACCATTTATAAAAGGCAAGTGCTTCAAGAGTCTGACTTGAGCATCATAGGGATTACGTCGGGAAACCCTACCCACCATTAGTATCAGTATAGTTCGACAAAACATCGAGCGTTATGAAGCCCTTTGGACAAAACTAAAGGAGCAAATTGGATTGGTCAACCACCCACCAATACATCATCAGGTGATGGCATATGGTCAAGACTAATTAAATATGTCCAAGGGATTGAAGCGTTCTTGCACCATCGCCTTAAGCTTATTTGCCTCTGAGTTGCTCCCTTGGTAGGTGTCGCCTAAAGACGTTGATGTTGTTAATGCTGCCGCCCTACAGGTGCCGCCCTAAAATCATAGCTATAAGATTAACTACATAGGTTATAGTGAGGATTAGTATAGAAATAAAGACTAAAGTGAACCGACCTTCCACACACACTAATAGATGTGTTAATCATATTGTCGTATTATTACACAATTTATATATCTAAAGTATGTAGTTTATTGTGATGCTACCTCATGAATTTTATCCTAGATTGCATGGCCATCCAAAACTCACATATGCCCTGGTGATGATACACTCATTGAGCCCTATGACATTGGCTATCATGGTCACTTAGGGTCACTGATCTCATGATGGAATTGACCTTATCAGTAGCATAATGTGAGCATAAAGTTGGAATTTTTTACTTAGTTGATGCACTTTTTATGCTTCCCATTCAACTTATATTACGTAGACACACATTTATTAGTCTCAGTGATGACTACCAAACTTGTTTTCTTTAGTGTTCGGATTAAAAGATCCAAAGGTATTCCATACGCTTAATGATGATTATTGACTTTAGGTATCCAAAAGGAGGTAAAGGTTGATGGATGACATGCTCAGATTGACTTGTTTTGAGGTCATCAGCTGATGACAAAGACTTGTGTGGAGCAAATACAGAAGTCCAAGGTGTGCCATGAGAAATTTTACCTCCTATTAATGCTAAAAGGATGTGAAGGCCACAATTGACTTCCACACTTGTATGTTCCATGTCAAGTTCCTGTTGGGAGCTTGTGGAGGAAAAATGTCATGTATTAATGTGCCAAAACACGTGTGGATTGGAGGGCTCAAAAGGTCAAATAATGGCATTAATCTTCCAAAGGAAGAAGTCACCAGGAAATTGGAGAAGTCCTTTCATACAAGACAAACAAATCATCTGACTTTGGTTGCAGTTTGCGTGGATGAGTTCCATGTCATTACCTAAGGAGTGGACTTTTTTGTGTTGGAATTATCACAGcacaataattattttatctGGGATTTGTTGTACTTATAAATGAGGAGGTGTTGACGTAAGACTTACTTGGTTATGATGGATTCTCCTAATGGTTGAATTAATCATGATTTAATGATATGTTGTAAAGTAAATTAATTGATTATAAGAAGCAGCTTACAACAACTTAGTTGACTAATGATACTTGTTATCCAATTCCTGCAAAATGGTTCTTCTTAAAATTAAAAATGCCTATTAAATGTGAATTTTTCAGCAACAAGCATAATAATTGATGATGATAATTGTTTGTGAACCGATGCATCGTGACTGATGAATCAGCGCGGCCtgatccacgggtcgatgtcgggagtctacgGTCAGCTTCGCTGGTCGTCGAAGTTTGTCATACCCTCATGACGGGGTGCTGGCAATAGAGTGTTGGCATCTCTCGATCGGGATGATGATTGTGGCTCTGTGGAGGTCGCTTTCTTGCATAGAAGGCTCTCGTCAGTTGGttaccgactttggccccttcgacgatcaagtcagtgcttAGTATGGGTTTTTGTTTTTTCCCCTCCTCTAGGCCAGATGTCGGCCAAGGGTTTTTATACTGCTATACGAGGGTTGGCCGTACGCGGACTTGATGTGGCGATCGATCCTCGAgaggtgagatggtacctttaTGTGGTTGTCATACCCGGACGCGCGGAACGACGCCATATGGCACCATCCCAATCTTTCCGGAACGGGACGTACCGAGCAATACCTTGGTACAGATTCTGGCTTAGCGCGTGGGGGTGCTCATCTAATTGACTTGGCGATGGCGTGATGTGGCATTGATTGTGACATGACCctgacccaaaatataccttatcaagaATAAGAGCCTGTAAACCCGaataccttaaaaaaaaaaaacacttgaccGATTTTGATTCCTAAATTTTAGTTTAAATCATGgatgatattttaaatatcatgcaATTAAGGAAATAGTATCATCTGTGTATAGAATAATGGAAGGGATATGTTAGGGATGTAAATGATATGGGATAGCGACAAATAGTATTTTCTCATCCTTGCCCACATCTTATCTCTGATGCGGCGGTGAGAATCACCATCGGGTGTGGCGAACCCATAGTTTCtccatattttattaattaatttaatttatattttaaaaaataaaaatatcattaagACTAATtaataatagaaaattttataaatttaaatacaaGATTGATTTTTTAGTTATTGTTCCAATGTTGGAGTTATCGATATCGAGTTGAATACttaaatatgtatatttttatttatattattatcgataatatataatataaaatgaagTAAGAATGAATAGAATACTCTTTGTATCTTTCTCCGTATGGGTAATAGAAAATGAcccttatttttatttaattcttgTTATTTTTTTATCTCCGCCCCATTAGCGATGGATCCATATGAGTACTCGTACCTGTACGTATAATTAACAGAGATATAATTAGATTATTATTTAATTTACATGTTATTATTTACACCAACTTTGACGTAGCATTCCATATTGATGTTTATTTTCTTTGGACTTGCGCGTTGAAACGAGGGTGGATGGGATGGcaacagatgaggagaagaagaagccaaaagggtctctctctctctctctctccctctccctttccctctccctctcctaaCGTAACGTAAAAGACTGACAACTCGATCATGTCTTTATTGGCCGGACTTGGCAAATGACTAGGCCAACCTTTTTAGGGTTACGCCATGCGGTCTATGAATCATGGACATGTCCAAGAAGAAGCCCCGCGCGTTCTCTTTTAGATCAACGAAATCACCTGCATCAACTCTCTCGACGTTAGATTCCACTCCTCCTTCCCACCATTTGATGTTATTTTGTCGACTATTCTAAGTCTTTCAAGCTAAGTCAACTccttattataattaaattaatacaTATTAATCTGACTTAAACAtcaaaaaaagattattttttatttattttatttatcttgataataattttgctagcttgtaagatGTGCTCGTTCAAAAGAGTTAGTTAGTAAATAGAAATAGGATTGTGTGGTATTTTCATCGGTAAAATTGATAGTACGtggagaaataagattaaatattttaattttgtaagtataaaaaatttaatgtaacttttaaaagtatagagattgaaatactaaatataattaattataaaaaataatctataattagtctgATATTAAAACTATAACTTTTACAAGATGCTAATTGCCCTTAAAAAAAAGATAAGTATATATTTGGTACATCAAACTCACAACACTTACACTCTAAAGAATGCAATGAAACTTAATTTATTTGTTCTTAATTATAAGAAAATTAGTGTCAGACATGTCATTGACAATGCATGAAgaatttgtttttgttttaatACTATCTGTttactttattttactttataaataaaatcttaaaaaaatCAGAAAATCAACGTAAAAGACTTTTTGTTTGTTAATCTTTTTGGTTTCTTATTGTTCCTAAATCTCTTTATAAACTTTGTTTCTTTTGCGAGTCTGAGTTTTGTtaagtaaaaaattataatatttttgttagttCGACAGTATCCTGATGCATATATGCAAAATCGACTAAGACGTAAAACGTCTCTTCTCGGTATGTTACCGGTACAAAAATCAAAGTTAAGAGAATCTTTTCGAGTCGATTTTTTCGACGCTTAAGTTAGTCCATAGATTAACTTTGTAAGTCTATGTCGTAAGCGTCTTAAATTGTCTCTTGGACTCTTATCTGTGTGAGTAAGTGGGTGACAGATCATTTGGACCTTTTTCTCTTTAGACGTTAAGTGATGTTTATAC is a window from the Musa acuminata AAA Group cultivar baxijiao chromosome BXJ2-1, Cavendish_Baxijiao_AAA, whole genome shotgun sequence genome containing:
- the LOC135598787 gene encoding small ribosomal subunit protein uS9-like, yielding MAAATVESVQCFGRKKTAVAVAHCKRGRGLIKVNGVPIELVKPEILRLKAFEPVLLLGRQRFMGVDLRIRVRGGGKTSQIYAIRQSIAKAIVAFNQKYVDEQSKKEIKDILVRYDRTLLVADPRRCEPKKFGGRGARARFQKSYR